Genomic segment of Myxococcus stipitatus:
GCGGGGATGCGGGTGCTCGGGCGGCTGGGCGTGAAGCCCCAGGGCAGTGTCCCCGGACAGAAGGGCGGGACGTACGCCCTGAGGGCGGGCCGGCTGCACACGCTGCCCCGAGGCCCGGTGTCGCTCTTGACGTCGGACCTGCTGGGCCTGGCGGGCAAGCTGGAGCTGGCGCGGTTCCTGGGGGGGATGCCCCGGGTGGACGCGGATGCGCTGGAGGACGTGTCGATGAAGGCGTGGCTGGACACGCGCGTGTCCAGCCACGAGGTGCGCGAGGTCGCGGGCGCGCTGGTGCGGGTGGCCAGCTACTGCGCGGACCTGGAGGTGCTCAGCGCCCAGGCGGCGGTGCGGCAGCTCCAGCAGGCCCTCAAGGCCAACGTGCTGTACGTGGACGAGGGCTGGGGCTCGCTCGTCGCGAGCGTGACGTCCGTCGCGCGGGAAGCGGGGGTGCGGGTGGAGCTCTCCGCGAAGGTGGAGCGCGTCGTCGTGCGGGACGGACGGGTGGTGGGGCTGCGGATGGGGGATGGCACCGTGCACGCGGTGGACGCGGTGGTGGTGGCGGGGGCGCCCGGGGATGTCGCCGCGATGCTGCCGGGCGACGAGGTGCTGGAGCGCCAGGCCGCCGCCGCGACGCCGGTGAAGGCGGCCACGCTGGAGCTGGGCCTGTCCCGGCTGCCGAAGCCGCAGGCGCTCTTCGCGCTGGGCATCGATGGTCCATGGTACGCCTCCGTGCACTCGGCCTACGCGAAGCTGGGACCCGAGGGAGGCGCGATGGTGCACGTCATGAAGTACCTCACGGAGGCGGACGGGCCGACGGGTGAGGCGGAGCTGGAGTCCGTGATGGACGCGCTCCAGCCGGGGTGGCGCGAGGTCCTGGTGGCGAAGCGGTTCCGCCCCTCGCTGGTGGTGACGCACCTGCTGCCCACCGCGAAGGAGGGCGGCCTGTCCGGCCGGCCCACGCCCCAGGTGCCCCACGTCGGCGGGCTGTTCCGCGTGGGCGACTGGGTGGGCGACGAGGGCATGCTGGTGGACGCGTCCTTCGCCAGCGCGGAGGCGGTGGCGCACGCGCTGCTGCGCCAGGAGCGGCACGCGGAGCCCCTGCGGATGGCGGCGGGAGCCTGAGTCTCATGACGGACTGGACACACGGGGCGTTGGCGGAGGCGGCGCGGGCGCACGAGCGCTACCTCTGGGGGCTGTGCTACCGCATGACGGGGGTGGCGGCGGACGCGGACGAGCTGGTGCAGGAGACCTTCGCCCGCGCGCTGACATCCCCGCCTCCGCGGTCCGAGGACCTGCGCCCCTGGCTGACGCGGGTGGCGGTGAACCTGTCCCGAGACGCCCTGCGCCGTCGCCGGCGCGAGGCCTACGTGGGCCCCTGGCTGCCCTCCCCGCTGGAGACGGGTGAGGAGGAGGTGCCTCACGCGGCGGAGGCGAAGCTGCCGGGGGGCGGCTCGACGGAGGGGCGGTACGAGCTGCTGGAGAGCGTCTCCTACGCCTTCCTGCTGGCGCTGGAGGCGCTGTCCCCCAAGCAGCGCGCGGTGCTGCTGCTGCGCGACGTGTTCGACTCCACCGTGCGCGAGGTGGCCGACGCGCTGGACATGAGCGAGGTCCACGTGAAGGTGGTGCACCACCGCGCCCGGGCGGCCATGGCGGCCTACAACGGCGCGCGGTGCGTGCCGACGAAGGAGCTCCAGGAGCGCACGCGCGCCGCGCTGGAGGCCTTCCTGGGGGCGCTGATGTCCCGCGACGTGGCGGCGGCGCAGGCCCTGCTGGCCGACGACGTGCGCGCCCTGTCGGATGGCGGCGGAGAGGTTCGCGCGGCGCAGGTGCCGCTGGTGGGCCCGCAGCGCGTGATGCAGTTCCTGGCGAAGCTGCTGCTGCAGCGAGGTCCGCCGACCTCGATGGAGCTCCAGTCGCTCAACGGCCTGCCGGCGCTGGCGATGACCTTCGCGCCGGACAAGGACCCGATGCACGCCACCCGAGGCGTGTTCCGCGTGGAGCTGGGCCCGGATGGACGCATCGCGCACATCCACTCGGTGCTCACGACGCGCAAGCTCGTGGGGGTGCGGATTCCTCCGCCGGGGTGAGCCGCGCTCGAGGCCCTCGCGAGCTCGGCTCTGCGAGGGCCCCGGCGGCTCCAGACAGGGGTGCTACCGCGCGGCGCCCACCGGGTTTCCCGGGGGCGAGGACGTCGCGCTCGACTCACGGCGGCGCAAGAGGCCCCACACGCCGTAGGCCACCAGCACGAAGCAGCCGTACTGCGCGGGCGTCAGGCCGAAGTAGCGTGCGTCCACGTAGCTCATGTCCGTGGCGCGCAGGAAGTCGAAGCCGAAGCGGCACGCCGCGTAGAGCAGGGCCAAGAGCGGCAGCAGCCGCCCCTTCATCTTCGGCACGTCGCGCAGCGCGTACAGCAGCCCGGAGATGGCGAACAGGGCCATCGCGTCGTACATGCCCAGGTCGTGCCGGGGGCCGTTGGGGAACGCCACCGCCATGAAGAAGTCGGTGCGCACGCCCGGGTGGTCATGCACCGCGAAGCAGCCCAGCCGCGCCACCGCCCAGCCCGGCGCCACGCCCAGGGCGAACGCGTCCGCGTAGTCGTTGAAGCGCAGCTTGCGGTGCCGGAAGAAGAAGATGGCCGCGATGATGCCGCCCACCAGGCCGCCGAACGACGACAGCCCATCCCACACCTTCAGAATCTGGAACGGCGACTTGGCCAGCTCCTCCGGGTGGTAGAAGAACAGGTGCACCCAGTGGCCCACCAGCACGCCCACGCCCACGCCCCACGGGGCGTAGTCGGCGAGCGGCGTGGGGTCCAACCCTTGGCGCTCCGCCTGCTTGCCGAGCAACCGGGCGGCCAGCAGGATGCCCAGGGCGACGAAGATGCCGAAGGGCTCGATTTTGAGGGGCCCCAGATTCAGGGAGGGGGCATGCCAGTAGGGAATCACGTCGATGGCTCCAAGGGGGCGCGTACGTCCTTCCCCACTTAATCCGTCGTTGAGGATGGGTGCGAACAATTGTGGGGACGCGAACTTCCCCCCTCCTGCCCGTCCCCTGACCACGCCTCGGGTCGGGTGGCGGACACCCCTCCTGTGCCGCTCCGAGCAGTCCGCCCGCCTTCCTTCATACTTCCAGACGCTCCAGAAAGTCCCGCTAGGACCGAATCGGGGGGGCTCATGCGTCTACAACTTGGAAACCCTGCTTTAATTGTCAGGGCCGTCCTGTCCAATCTCCCCATGCGGACAGGATTCCAGGAGGGACGCGCGAGGCATGGAGCAGCGGACCACAGCCATGCGGGGCCGGGAGCCAGAGCGGGCGCGGGGCCGGCGTGTGTCCGGCCTGATGCCACGGGCTGAGTGGGGAATGGAGGGCCGCGCCGCGGCCCCACGCAACGAGGAGGGCCCATGCGCCGGGCGAGAGGACCCGGCGGTGCGGCGCGCCACCCATCGCGCGCCATTCATCTCCCGTCGGACCCGTAAGGCTCCGGGCGCGGCGGACGCGGCTTGGATGCGGGCGGCCCTTGGGGTGCGCCGCCCGCGCTGCACGGTGGTTCAAGGAGTAGACAACCCATGAAGTCCTACCTGTTGGTTCCCAAGGAGTCCATCGAGACGGAGGCCCGTGTCGGGCCTCGCGGTACGCAGCAGGGCGAGCGCGTGTTGCCTCGCACCACGGCCCTTCGCTTCGCGGTCGCCAATCGCGCGCCGGATGCGCTGTCGTCGCTGGGCATGCGCTCGGCCACGCTGCCCGGTCCGCGTCCTCCCGTCAGCGGAGAGGAGGCGCGCAAGCGCGTCAAGAAGGGCTCGCGCATCAAGCGCCCCACCACCCGCGGCGCGGACGCCACCATTCCGCCGCTGCCGGGGGCCCCCGTGACGGAGCAGACGGGCAGCGAGGCGGGCAGCTTCCGCTTCATGCCGCTCATCGGCGCCACCATGGCGCACTTCTACTCGGACGCCACGGAAGCCGAGGCGCGGGGCGAGCTGGCCAACGACTTCGAGTTCATCCCCGACGTCGTCCCCCTGTCCTTCCCCGGCCCCGTGTCGGCGGGACAGTCCGGGCCGCGCAACCGGGGCATGAGCTCGCTGGCCCAGCGCGAGTGGCCCGACGAGAGCGGCGTGCCCCTGGCGCACGCGCAGGGCATCCGGGGCGCGGGCGTGCTGCTCGGCGTGCTGGACACCGGCGTGGACGCGGACCACCCCGAGCACGCCGCCCGGGTCATCCAGTTCCGCTACGTGTCGCTGTTCCCCAACTCGCCCCACAATCCAGCGCGCGACATTCGCGGCTTCGACCCGGACGGCCACGGCACGCACGTGTGCGGCATCGCCGCGGGCACACACCATGGCGTCGCCCCGGAGGTGGACCTCTATGTCGCGTCCGTCATCGAGTCGGAGACCATCCGCACCAGCCTGGGCCGCGTGGCCGCGGGCATGGAGTGGCTGCTGCACCAGTTCAGCAGCCCGCAGAACGTCACGCGCCCCGCGGTGGTGAACCTCTCACTGGGCTTCCCGCTCAAGCCGCCCCCGGGAATCTCGGAGGCGGACTACCGGCTCAACCAACGCGCGCTCCAGACGATGATTCGTCGGCTGCTCGACAGCAACGTCCTGCCCGTTGTCGCGGCAGGCAACAGTGGACCCGACACGGTTGGTTATCCAGCCGCCTTTGAAGAGTCCCTGGCCGTGGGGGCAGTCGACTTCGAGCGCAACGTGGCTCATTTCTCCGCCAGTGGCGTCGTGGAGCGCCGCGTCGTACCCGACGTCATGGGTTACGGGGTGAATGTGTATTCCAGCACAGAGCGACGTTGTAACAATCAGGCGTTCTACGAACGAATGAGTGGCACGAGCATGGCGGCGCCTTATGTAGCGGGTATCGCGGCGCTCTATCGGTGCCGCGCCCCTGACTTGACGGCGCTCGAGGTGCGGGATTTGATTTTGGCCAATGCGGTCAAGCTCCCTCGCTCCAATGGGCATCGGACGGGCAAGGGCCTGGCTGTATTCAGGTGACGGTGGTGGGTCGCAGCCGGGGTCGGCGCCAGGTGAGCGCCGGACCCGGGGGAGGATGAGGCCATGAGCAGGAAGAATGGCGAGCCAGGGGACGGTTTCGCTGCGGGCGGTTCTTACGTCTCCTCGTCGGTGCGCACGTTGCCTGGCTCGGCCAGCGCGCGCACGCCGCCCGAGTGGATAGACATCACGGTGATGCCGCGAGAGGTCCCCGCGGCGTCCCGACGGCACACGTCTGCCCGCCCTCCGCCCCGGTCTCGGGCGGAAGTCCACGGGGCCGGGGTGGCGGAGAGTGCTCGCTTCCACGAGAGCCTCATCCGGTGGATTGAGGCGCACAACCTCCAGGGCTCCGTGCGCTCGGTGAGTCCGCCGGGCTCATTGCCCATGCTTCACCTGCGCTGCGCGCCGCGTGTGCTGGATCAGCTCCGCCGCGCTCCGGAGTTCGAGGCAGGCGCGACAATGCCCGTCGACCTCTACTAGCGGTGGGTGCCCCTCGCCTTCGCACCCCTGGTCTGGGCTCCCCATCCGATACCGCGGAGGGCGGCCCGCTTTGCTTCGTTCACCAGGCGCAAGTCCCGTCCGCGCCTGACGCCCGGAGAGACTTGAAAGGGTTCTGATACCAGCAACCCACGGTCTCTCCGCTTCTTCCTGATTAACGAAGAAAGTCGCGATTGTCCTGTCATCCCGCAATCGTCCCAAAGGGCAGGGGGGTGTCAGGTGGTCTCGAAAGCAAGACGCCAAGGGGTACGGGTGTGTCTTTGCGTGGGGTGAGTCGGGCGGTAAGGGAGCGGAATGCTCCTCATCCGGACGGAAGACTTCATCGACGCACCCCCTGAGAGGGTGTGGGAGGTGCTGGGCGACTTCGCGCGCTATCCGGCCTGGAATCCCTTGCTGCTGGAGGCGAAAGGGCCGCTGGAGGTGGGCGCGCGTGTGGCGATGCGGGCCTACCCGCCAGGAGGTCCGGCGTGGTGGGCCCTGCGCTTCACGGCGACGCTGGTCCGCGTGGAGCCACCAGGCGCGTTGGAGTGGACGGGCGGCGTGCCCGGGGTGCTGCGGGGGCGGCACTTCTTCCAGCTGACAGCGGAAGGGCGCGGGACGCGGCTGGTGCACGGCGAGGAGTTCCAGGGCGCGGCGACAGCGCTCTTTGGACGCAGGCGCGTCGCGTCCATCCAGGCCGCCTATGCGGCGATGAACCGCGCGTTGGCGGAGCGGGTGCGCGGTTAGCGGACGCGGTGGTCCTCCGTCGGGTTTCAGGCAGAGGCGGCGGGCGTGTCCCGCGGGTGTATCGCCTGGACGACGCGGGTGCGGATGTCGCGTCCTTGGAGCGGTCCCAAGTCGAGCCGTCGTGCAAACCCTTAGCGGCCCGTTTCGCCGAAGAAGAGGGCACGCATGGATGGACGACGTTGGCTGCGCGTGGGTGCCGTGGTGCTCTGCCTCACCCACGCGAGCGCCGCCTGGGCGCAGTCCCCCGAGGATGAAGGCCCCGGTGAGGTCCTGTCGGAGGAACAGCTGGAGCAGCTGCTCGACACGCCGGCGGCGCAGCCCACGGGCGCGGAGCTCTCCGTGCCGATGTTCGGTCCCGAGCAGCTCGCGCCGTACTTCTCGCAAGGGGCGCTGGCCAAGGCGCGGGAGGCGCTGCGCCTGGGCCGGCATGCGCGAGCGCGCGCCCTGCTCGCGGCGGAGGACGCCACGCTGCCCGTCCGCTTCCTGCGGGCGCAGAGCGCGCACCTGGCCCGCGACTACGCCACCTCGTCGGAGGAGCTGGCCGCGCTGGCCGTGGACTACGCGCCGCTGAAGGACCACTTCCTGCTGTGGGCGGCGCAGGCCAACGAGAAGCTGCGCAAGCGGGAGCTGGCCGCCGAGCAGTACCGCGCGGTGAGCACGGGCTCCCCGCTCTACGCGGAGGCGCGCTTCAGCCTGGCCCGGGTGCTGCGGCGCCAGCGCGACATCCCCGGCGCGGTGGAGGCGCTCCAGGAGCTCATCGACAGCCGACAGACGAAGGGGCCGGACGTGCTGCGGACGAAGGCGCTGCTCGCCGTCTGTGATTTGGCCCGGGCGCAGGGGCAGTACAACCTGGAGCACCGCGCGCTGCTGGAGGTCTGGGCGACGAGTCCGCTGTCGCGCGAGGCGCAGCGGGCCCGCCAGCGCCTCACGGGGTTGTCGCTGCCGCTGAAGTGGAAGGTGCGCCGCGCGGAGGCGCTGGTGGAGCTGCACCACAACGTCGCGGCGATGGAGCTGCTGCGGGGCGTGATGTCCCAGGTCGAGCTGCCCGACGAGCTCTCCTGCCGCGCGCACCTCGCCTATGGCCGAGCGCTGCGCAAGGAGCGTCAGCACCGCCGCGCCATCCAGCTCCTCGCGCCCGTGGCGGAGAAGTGCCTGTCTCCGGAGCAGCGACCCCAGGCCCTCTATGTGCTGGGGTACTCGCAGTCGGTGGTGGACCCCAAGGGCGCCATCGAGACGTACGCGACGCTCGCGCACGACTACCCCGAGCACGGCTA
This window contains:
- the popD gene encoding PopC secretion inhibitor PopD; this translates as MSRKNGEPGDGFAAGGSYVSSSVRTLPGSASARTPPEWIDITVMPREVPAASRRHTSARPPPRSRAEVHGAGVAESARFHESLIRWIEAHNLQGSVRSVSPPGSLPMLHLRCAPRVLDQLRRAPEFEAGATMPVDLY
- the popC gene encoding subtilisin-like protease PopC is translated as MKSYLLVPKESIETEARVGPRGTQQGERVLPRTTALRFAVANRAPDALSSLGMRSATLPGPRPPVSGEEARKRVKKGSRIKRPTTRGADATIPPLPGAPVTEQTGSEAGSFRFMPLIGATMAHFYSDATEAEARGELANDFEFIPDVVPLSFPGPVSAGQSGPRNRGMSSLAQREWPDESGVPLAHAQGIRGAGVLLGVLDTGVDADHPEHAARVIQFRYVSLFPNSPHNPARDIRGFDPDGHGTHVCGIAAGTHHGVAPEVDLYVASVIESETIRTSLGRVAAGMEWLLHQFSSPQNVTRPAVVNLSLGFPLKPPPGISEADYRLNQRALQTMIRRLLDSNVLPVVAAGNSGPDTVGYPAAFEESLAVGAVDFERNVAHFSASGVVERRVVPDVMGYGVNVYSSTERRCNNQAFYERMSGTSMAAPYVAGIAALYRCRAPDLTALEVRDLILANAVKLPRSNGHRTGKGLAVFR
- a CDS encoding SRPBCC domain-containing protein, which codes for MLLIRTEDFIDAPPERVWEVLGDFARYPAWNPLLLEAKGPLEVGARVAMRAYPPGGPAWWALRFTATLVRVEPPGALEWTGGVPGVLRGRHFFQLTAEGRGTRLVHGEEFQGAATALFGRRRVASIQAAYAAMNRALAERVRG
- a CDS encoding sigma-70 family RNA polymerase sigma factor, whose translation is MTDWTHGALAEAARAHERYLWGLCYRMTGVAADADELVQETFARALTSPPPRSEDLRPWLTRVAVNLSRDALRRRRREAYVGPWLPSPLETGEEEVPHAAEAKLPGGGSTEGRYELLESVSYAFLLALEALSPKQRAVLLLRDVFDSTVREVADALDMSEVHVKVVHHRARAAMAAYNGARCVPTKELQERTRAALEAFLGALMSRDVAAAQALLADDVRALSDGGGEVRAAQVPLVGPQRVMQFLAKLLLQRGPPTSMELQSLNGLPALAMTFAPDKDPMHATRGVFRVELGPDGRIAHIHSVLTTRKLVGVRIPPPG
- a CDS encoding FAD-dependent oxidoreductase — its product is MEASKARGSSRATRRRQDMTAKKVAVVGGGLGGLAAAALLARGGCSVTLFERSKHLGGRGQTSEVDGFKFNLGPRALAVAGAGMRVLGRLGVKPQGSVPGQKGGTYALRAGRLHTLPRGPVSLLTSDLLGLAGKLELARFLGGMPRVDADALEDVSMKAWLDTRVSSHEVREVAGALVRVASYCADLEVLSAQAAVRQLQQALKANVLYVDEGWGSLVASVTSVAREAGVRVELSAKVERVVVRDGRVVGLRMGDGTVHAVDAVVVAGAPGDVAAMLPGDEVLERQAAAATPVKAATLELGLSRLPKPQALFALGIDGPWYASVHSAYAKLGPEGGAMVHVMKYLTEADGPTGEAELESVMDALQPGWREVLVAKRFRPSLVVTHLLPTAKEGGLSGRPTPQVPHVGGLFRVGDWVGDEGMLVDASFASAEAVAHALLRQERHAEPLRMAAGA
- a CDS encoding prolipoprotein diacylglyceryl transferase is translated as MIPYWHAPSLNLGPLKIEPFGIFVALGILLAARLLGKQAERQGLDPTPLADYAPWGVGVGVLVGHWVHLFFYHPEELAKSPFQILKVWDGLSSFGGLVGGIIAAIFFFRHRKLRFNDYADAFALGVAPGWAVARLGCFAVHDHPGVRTDFFMAVAFPNGPRHDLGMYDAMALFAISGLLYALRDVPKMKGRLLPLLALLYAACRFGFDFLRATDMSYVDARYFGLTPAQYGCFVLVAYGVWGLLRRRESSATSSPPGNPVGAAR